A stretch of the Candidatus Babeliales bacterium genome encodes the following:
- a CDS encoding IS5/IS1182 family transposase — protein sequence VIGMIKRFKIVSDKYRNRRKRFGLRFNLIAGICNFELTK from the coding sequence ATGTGATTGGAATGATAAAACGATTCAAAATAGTTTCTGACAAGTACCGTAATCGAAGAAAGAGGTTTGGATTACGTTTTAATCTCATTGCGGGAATATGTAATTTTGAGTTAACTAAATGA